One Chitinispirillales bacterium ANBcel5 genomic region harbors:
- a CDS encoding tetratricopeptide repeat protein gives MSEKFLEENIKAEDAIVRNDLSSAAAILIEIINNAPQNWRAYNSMGIIAWLRRAWQDSYTMFMRSVTLNPGYSDALLNLFDAALKLKKVRLVIPYFQKAVKQGSISPEIKIIYESIIKFGEDIYYTPRALKIGTHNALCEEARNELNSGNLNMALDKFSRSLEKEGPNAEAFCGLGIIHYYQKRYKEAYNCFCESIKLNPVEHDTYLNLIDTAKASGMQSEAYEFFQSYRDKIPGLKSLSKNFESMVLKEN, from the coding sequence ATGAGTGAAAAATTTTTAGAAGAAAACATTAAAGCCGAAGATGCAATCGTGCGCAATGATCTTTCATCAGCTGCAGCTATTTTAATAGAAATTATCAACAATGCCCCCCAAAACTGGCGTGCTTATAATAGTATGGGGATCATTGCATGGTTAAGACGTGCCTGGCAGGATTCCTATACAATGTTCATGCGCTCAGTAACACTTAATCCCGGTTACAGTGATGCGCTCTTAAATCTCTTCGATGCCGCTCTTAAACTTAAAAAGGTACGGCTGGTAATTCCCTATTTCCAAAAAGCGGTAAAACAGGGAAGTATTTCTCCTGAGATAAAGATTATCTATGAAAGTATCATAAAGTTCGGTGAAGATATCTATTACACTCCACGGGCCCTTAAGATAGGAACACATAACGCTCTTTGTGAGGAGGCTCGTAATGAGCTCAATAGTGGGAACTTAAACATGGCTCTTGATAAATTCTCCCGGAGTTTAGAAAAAGAGGGGCCAAATGCAGAGGCTTTCTGTGGCCTGGGAATTATCCATTACTATCAAAAACGTTATAAAGAGGCATACAATTGTTTCTGTGAATCTATTAAGCTTAACCCTGTTGAACACGACACCTATCTTAATCTTATCGATACTGCAAAAGCTTCAGGCATGCAATCAGAAGCCTATGAATTTTTCCAAAGCTATAGAGATAAAATTCCGGGACTTAAATCACTGTCTAAGAATTTTGAATCTATGGTTTTAAAGGAAAATTGA